The Candidatus Acidiferrales bacterium genomic interval CTTTTTATCGAAAATCCACATAGAAGCCTAATTTTATAAGTTTTCAGGAAAAATTATCCCCTATATATTTTGTAAAATCAAATAAAATCGTTATTATATTAAGAAGTTTTTGCTTAATCTTTTCGCAGTGAAGCAGGCTTAGCTCAATGTCGTCCAAATGGAAAATTAAATAGTTAGTAATGGTGAAATAAGTATGAAGAATTATTATCTCCTCTTGGCAACAATGTTTGTTTTGTTTTTTTCCCAATCCGTTTCTGCTCAATCGGGCAATGTTCGTATCGCTCAAACTAACGCATCGCAAACAATTCAGCAAGTACCGGCATCACAGATCAACCCGGCTGACGCGGTGAGTTCAGGCGACACCGCATGGATGCTCGTGTCAACAGCTTTGGTAATGTTAATGACCCCCGGGCTTGCGTTATTCTATGGAGGAATGGTAAGGCGCAAAAATGTTTTAGGAACAATCATGCAGAGTTTCGTTGCTATCGGTATCATCACCGTGCAGTGGATACTCTTCGGCTATTCACTTGCCTTTGGACCAGACGTCGGACATGTGATTGGAAGTCTAAAATGGCTTGGACTCAATGGAGTCGGGCTTACACCTGACCCTGATTATGCTCCGACAATTCCACACCAGACATACATGATGTTCCAGATGATGTTTGCGGTGATTACTCCGGCATTGATTACCGGAGCATTTGCAGAACGCTTCAAGTTCAAGACATACATCGTATTTCTGCTTTTGTGGGCGACCCTTGTGTATGATCCGCTTGCACACTGGGTTTGGGGAATGGGCGGTTGGATAAAGAATCTCGGGGGGTTGGATTTTGCAGGGGGGCTGGTCGTTCACGTGAGTTCCGGCGTCTCTGCTCTCGCTGCAGCAATCATCATAGGAAAAAGGCGAGCCTATGGACAGGAACCGATGCCTCCACACAACATGACGATGACTTTGTTGGGGGCGGCGCTTCTGTGGTTCGGATGGTTTGGCTTTAACGCGGGAAGTGCGGTTGCCTCTGGTGCTCTCGCGACGTCTGCGTTTGTAGCCACTCATGTTGCTGCCGCCTCGGCCGCACTATCATGGATGTTCTCCGAGTGGGTCACGCGGGGAAAGCCCACAGTCCTCGGTGCAGCATCGGGTGCCGTCGCGGGTTTGGTTGCGATAACTCCAGCCTCTGGTTTTGTGAGTCCGCTTGCGGCCCTTGTGATAGGGATGATCGGTGGGATAGTCTGCTTTTGCGGCATAAGATTGAAAGATAAATTTAGATATGATGACTCGCTGGATACCGTCGGCGTGCATGGCATAGGGGGTTCCTGGGGTGCAATTGCTACGGGGCTGTTCGCTACGAAGCTCATCAATCCGGCTGGAGGCGACGGTCTGTTCTATGGCAACCTTTCGTTATTGGGAGTTCAGCTCTTGTGTGTCATTGTCGCGGTCGCCTATGCTTTTGCGGTATCGTGGGTTATTCTGAAGATCCTCGACAAAACGATGGGGCTGCGTGTTTTCGGTGACGATGAAATCGAAGGACTCGATCTCTCTCAACATGGTGAAAGTGGTTACGTTTTTGAGGAATTGTAAGATAAATAAATAAAATAGTGGTAATTTATTTGAATTATTTACCGAATTACATATATGACTTAATTTATTAAAGATTTGTTGGTCTTATTTTGAATTGACTATTGACTTATGCTATTTCGTCAAGTTATATTGAGATGTAAAAAGTAAAGGAGTGAGTTTGATGTTGCAGCAAGAATATCGGCATGATATAATCTGCGACTCATGCAATGGCACCCGATTTGTCGGTGTCACGAAAAATGGCGACGGTTTCGATTTCATTGAGTGCGAAAAATGCCAAGGCACCGGTCATCTTTCGGTGATTCAGTACGGATTTTCAGGCGAGGAAGAAGAGGAATAAGAGCAAAGGCTCATCCCGAGGTCACAGCTTGAATAACAATGGCCCTTTTGGGATCAATAAATAAGAATAGGCGGGGTTAAGAATTCGGACTCTTATTGGAGTCCAAAGATCCTACCTCGAAGCTAAACCGAGACAGCACGGGTAATCTCCCTACCGTGCTGTCTTTTTTTATTTGTGGAACTTAACAAAATTGGAATTACACTTGCAAAAATATTTACCTTTTAACACGATGAATCCTGGTTTTATTAAGGTATCGTCGCAACTGGTGATTCCATTTTCCGAAATAAGTTTCCGAAGTTCACGGAGCGGAGGACCCGGCGGGCAAAATGTGAACAAAGTGGAATCCCGCGTTGAACTGATTTTCAATGTGAACGATTCACAATCGCTTTCAGACGAACAGCGTTCGAAAATCTTGGTCTCGCTGAAAAACAAAATAGATTTGAAAGGGATTTTGCATCTGACTTCCCAGAAATCGAGAAGCCAATGGGAAAATAAAGAGACAATTATTGCGGAGTTTGTCAGAGTAATAAGAGCGGCAATCAATCCTGTCAAAAAAAGAATCCGCACGCGGCCATCGAATGCCGTAAAAGAGAAACGTCTGAGGGAAAAGAGAATGATTTCCGAAAAGAAAAGGATAAGAAAGACCTTCGATTCAGAATGATTCGAACGGGTCTAGAACCCCGAATTTGTTTTCTTCGATGGTCGATATCAGAATTTTGAGATTCATAAATAGTCTTCGCGCTTTTGCAGGTTCCACGGTGCATCACCGCGCATGAACCGCAGGATATTATCGAGAGCCATATCCAGCGCCGTCAGATGAATTTCCGGGATCAAATATGAATTGTGAGGTGATCCGAGGAAATTATTCAGATCGAAAAAAGGGAAGTGCACCTCAAATTTAGGATAGTTGAAGGGCTCGATCCACCATGCTTCGATCGCCGCCTTGAATTGAGAGCGCGATTTTAGATGATGGTACAGACTCTGTTCGTCTATCAGGTCGCCTCGTGCGACATTAACAAGAATTGCATCCGGTTTCATCATCTCGAGTTCGGTCTTGCCGATAAGGTTCTTGGTCTTCTTATTCAGCGCGATCGAAAGCAAAATGAAGTCCGACTTGCGCAGGACGAAATTCAGATCTGAAAGTGTTCCGACAAAATCTATTTTTTCATTTGTCGTGCCGCTTCTGTTTATGGCAAATATTTTCATGCCGAAGGCGCGCGCAATTTGCGCGGTCCTCCTCCCTATTCCGCCGAACCCGATTATTCCGAGCGTCGATCCGTTTAACATCTTATGGGCTGTCTTCTGATCGAAGACACCCCTGCCCAATCCGAGATGCAATGGCAGAAAGCTGCGTGCCAACGCTAGCATCATTCCTATCGCATGTTCTGCAATAGGTTTGCTGTATGCTCCCGAGTTGCTGCAGACCATGATGCGGGGATCCAGCTTGTCGAATGAGATTGCATCTGAACCCGCAAGGGTAATCTGAATAAGCCTCGTCCTCCCCAAGTATCGAAGTTCATCATCATGGATATCTCGCCTGAGGTTCATGGCCAGGACCAGATCCGCCTGTGTCAATAGTCCGACACGGTCTTTTTCGCTGGCGCCAAATAGAAAGTCGACCTCAAGACCGCCCCCAATTTTCCTCAGGATGAGGTCTCTCATCTGTTCATTAACTTTTTGCGCTACAAGTAATCTCATAAGGAGTCCGTTTCTGCCTGGAGCTGTCAAGATTCTGGTGAATAATATCCAAACGCCTCAAGATGAAAATGAAAGATTGGATTTTCAACGTAGCTTCAGAGAACAGATTTTCATATTCTGAAAAATGCTGCGACTTGCAGCTTAACGGTTTGTTCCGATCATAAGGTAATTTTTTTGCACAGACGGCAGGAGCGTGACGGCCTGGATTGCGAGCCCATAAAGAATGTAACCGAGATGTACTGCTGCCATGACGCCGATATAGAATGCCTCCAATGCGATCCAGATAACCAGGACAAAGCCGATGTAGAGTGAGAATGTCCAACCCCAATACATTTCTGGAAAAATGTTAAGGAGGTCTGCCATCCTCCATCGTCTCTTTGTGGTTAGTGCGTACGCGACCACAAGGGGAAGAATACCCACGATCAAGAAGAGTATGATTCCGGGTATTAGGAAGCTGTTAAAAGGGGAGTTCTTCAAAAACTCGACCGGCATTTTCATTAGCCTGCCGCTTGGATCGATGATGAACGTCAGTCCGCCAAACATGGCTCCCACTCCAAGAAGTATGTGCATCACGACGAGAATTTTTTCTGTCAATAGCCTATTGTGTTCCAGCATGAATGGCTCTCTTCCATTTCTTGTATTCTGTAGGCATCGCCGCGATCGAAAAGGAATGCGATAGTGTAACGTACCTCCGGTTACGAAATTTTTGTCTTTGTCATGCCTTTACCTTATATCCATCTCTCGGGACGGTGCGAACAAAGCATCCGAAATGTTTGGGCTCTTCGAGTCTGCAAGACCAAACGAGCTTCCCATCGAGTACGGTGATGTCAGGGCAACCGTCACACATATTTTGTCCTCCATCGTCCATTACGTCAATCGGTTGAATGATCATCACTGACTGGAAATAAACGCGCTTGAACGCTCTTAGAGGGTTT includes:
- the arfB gene encoding alternative ribosome rescue aminoacyl-tRNA hydrolase ArfB, yielding MNPGFIKVSSQLVIPFSEISFRSSRSGGPGGQNVNKVESRVELIFNVNDSQSLSDEQRSKILVSLKNKIDLKGILHLTSQKSRSQWENKETIIAEFVRVIRAAINPVKKRIRTRPSNAVKEKRLREKRMISEKKRIRKTFDSE
- a CDS encoding 2-hydroxyacid dehydrogenase, which translates into the protein MRLLVAQKVNEQMRDLILRKIGGGLEVDFLFGASEKDRVGLLTQADLVLAMNLRRDIHDDELRYLGRTRLIQITLAGSDAISFDKLDPRIMVCSNSGAYSKPIAEHAIGMMLALARSFLPLHLGLGRGVFDQKTAHKMLNGSTLGIIGFGGIGRRTAQIARAFGMKIFAINRSGTTNEKIDFVGTLSDLNFVLRKSDFILLSIALNKKTKNLIGKTELEMMKPDAILVNVARGDLIDEQSLYHHLKSRSQFKAAIEAWWIEPFNYPKFEVHFPFFDLNNFLGSPHNSYLIPEIHLTALDMALDNILRFMRGDAPWNLQKREDYL
- a CDS encoding ammonium transporter, encoding MKNYYLLLATMFVLFFSQSVSAQSGNVRIAQTNASQTIQQVPASQINPADAVSSGDTAWMLVSTALVMLMTPGLALFYGGMVRRKNVLGTIMQSFVAIGIITVQWILFGYSLAFGPDVGHVIGSLKWLGLNGVGLTPDPDYAPTIPHQTYMMFQMMFAVITPALITGAFAERFKFKTYIVFLLLWATLVYDPLAHWVWGMGGWIKNLGGLDFAGGLVVHVSSGVSALAAAIIIGKRRAYGQEPMPPHNMTMTLLGAALLWFGWFGFNAGSAVASGALATSAFVATHVAAASAALSWMFSEWVTRGKPTVLGAASGAVAGLVAITPASGFVSPLAALVIGMIGGIVCFCGIRLKDKFRYDDSLDTVGVHGIGGSWGAIATGLFATKLINPAGGDGLFYGNLSLLGVQLLCVIVAVAYAFAVSWVILKILDKTMGLRVFGDDEIEGLDLSQHGESGYVFEEL